GGGTGCATTTCAGACATATTTGCTCCCCAAGTTACAATGGTATCTGTCAATTCAATATCATCATAGCAACCAGCTGGTTCATCAATTCCAAAAGTCTCCATAAATCCCACAACCGCACTTGCCATACAATGTCGAGCATTAGGATCAAGATTATTACTTCTAAAACCACCTTTGATAAGTTTTGCCGCTGCATAACCTTCTTGAATTGTATATTGTCCTGAACCAAAAACGCCAATTCCTGTTGGTCCAAGCTCATTATAAGCCTCTTTAAACTTTTGCTCCATAACATCAAAAGCTTTTTGCCAACTCACTGGCTGGAATCGACCATTTTTATCAAATTCACCTTGTGCATTTACACGCAAAAGAGGTTGAGTTAATCTATCTTGTCCATACATAATTTTAGCATTAAAATAACCTTTAATGCAATTCAAACCCCGATTCACAGGTGCTGCTGGATCACCTTTGACAGCTACAATCTGTTCATCTTTAGTGGCAACCATAATCCCACAACCCGTTCCACAGAATCGACAAACTGCCTTATCCCATTTCCAACCCCCTTCAGCTTCTTTTGCCATTAAAGCTTGAGGTGCTGGGACTGCGATACCTGCAACACTTGCTGCACTAACAGCCGCTGCTGTCTTCAAAAACTCACGTCTTGTTTGTGCCATATATGCCTCCTTAATTTCACTAGCATTTTTAATGCGAGAAAATTATAGCACTTAAGGAGGATAAAAGATTTGATTTAAGTCAATATATATATTTGTATATTTCGTATTTCTGGGGCTAAAAGCCCTTTTGGAGCAAAAAAATTATTTAATCATAAAGCGTCTTAATGCGTCTTCCACTTCTATTGGATTAGATTTTGAAATAAACTCATTAGCTTTTAAAGAACGAGCCATATCTTCATTACTACTTCCACTCATCGAAGAATTAACAACAACAGGAATATGAGCTGTTAAAGGATTATTTTTGACCTGCTTAATAACCTCAAATCCACTTGCTTCTGGCATTTCTAAGTCAGTAATAATAATCCCTATTTTAGAAATATCTGTATCTTTAGCAAAAATATAATCAAGCAATTTTTGTCCATTGGAAAAAGTCTTATAGCTTACTCCAAGTTTATTGAGAATATTTTGCATTGTCTTAATAACACTTGGAGAATCATCTGCCAATAAAACTTCATTGCTTGTTACAATTTGTTTAATTTTGTCAATTTCATCATTTTTTTCATCTTCAATCCAAGGAAATACATCAACCAACATTTTTTCAATATCTACAACTTGAACCAAGCGTCCATCAAAATAACGCGTTCGGCTCACTAATTTACTATTTAATCCTGAATTTCCAATTCCAGCACTTTGTTCTATCTCTGTCCATTTTTTATTCAAGATTCGATCAGCTTCATAAATCCTAACACCAACCGTCCATTTAGAAAACTCGCAGATCATAATAACTTCATCATCGCCATCTTCTCGCTTAATTCCATAAGGCTCAAGGTTTCTTGATTTATCTCTTGAATCATAATAAAACCACTTTTTTAAATCAATGAGTGGAATAGTTAATTCTCTAATTGTGATTAACCCTTCCACCAATGAACTTCCCCCATGAGAAACAATTGTGATTTCTCCTCGATATTTCACTACCTCACGAATCTTAAAAACATTCACTGCATATAAATCTTTATCTTTCTCTAACCTAAAACAAAGAAGTTGCAATTCATTATTTCTATGGAGATTGGTTATTTGATCAACATTTGATAGATTTGACATTTTAGCGCCTTACTTAAAATTTTATTTAATTATATCATAATTTAAAATAAGAAAATTAAAGATTTTTATAATATTCCTTAAAAGCTTCACATTTTTCTAACAACTCCTTTTGTGTGCCATTAGCAATAATTCTTCCGTGTTGAAAGAAATAAATTCTATTGGCTAAAGAAACCGTAGAAAACCTATGGGCAATAATAATAACAATTCTATCCTTGATGACTTCATTAAGTGCATCTCTAAATTCTTCTTCTGTTTTATTATCCAATGCACTTGTAGCTTCATCTAAAATTAAAATCTCAGGATTCTTATAAAGTGCTCTTGCAATAGCAATTCTCTGCCTTTGCCCTCCACTTAAATTTGCCCCAAACTCTTCTAAAATTGTATGAATTCCATTAGGAAGCGATTCAACATAATCCAAGATTCTTGCTCTATGAAGCGCTTCTTTAACTTTTATTTCATCTATTACGCCTCCATAAGCAATATTCTTTGCGATACTATCATTAAAAATAAATATTCGCTGCGTAACAATCGCCACTTTTGACCTCAAACTAGCTTGAGTAAAATCTTGAATATTACAACCATTTATCTCTACACTTCCGTTATTTGGCTCATACAAACGCAACAATAAATTTACAAGTGAGCTTTTACCTCCTCCACTACTTCCTACTAACGCTATACTTTCACCCTTGTGAATTGTAAGATTAATTTTACTTAAAGCCTGTTTTTCTCCATAAAATAAATCCACATCCCTAAAAGCAATCTCTTTTACTTCATTCTTTAAAACTTCACTTCCATCTTTAATTTTAGCTTTTCTATCTAGCATTTCAAAGATTCTATCCCCAGCAGCAAAAGCAACTTGTATTTTAGCATAAAGACCACTTACGCGTTTAAAGGGCGTATAAAGCATAAAAAGTGCTGTTACAAAAGAAAAAAACGCCCCTGTGGAAATCTCGTTATTGATAACTTTATGCCCCCCAATAAAAATCACCACAGCAATCGCAATTGCCCCTAGAGTTTCCATTAATGGCGAAGTTAATTCCGAAACACGCACCGTTTTCATAGAAAGCTTAAAAAGATCCTTGTTGTGTTTTGCAAATTCTTCTTTTTCTATAGTTTCTCCAGAACTTGCCTTAATTAATTCAATGTTATTAAAAATTTCTATCAATTTCGCAGACAAATCCGCATTCTTTTGCTGCATTTTTGCAGAAGCGTGGCGCATTTTTCTTGCAATAAGCGTGATAGGATAAAGCGCTAAAGGCATTACTACAAGCCCATAAAAAGCCAACTCAGGACTTTGATAAATCACCACTCCAACAAGTCCTAATATAGTCAAGCTCTCCCTAATACCTTCAATAAAATAATTTGACACTGCACCCTGCACCGCACCAATATCACCGGTGATTCTAGAGATCAACTCTCCATTGCGATAGCGATTGAAAAATTCCATTTCAAAAGTTAGCATTTTGTCTAACAAAATATCTTTAAGTCGTCTTACAATATCTTGTCCCACAAAATTCATATAATAAGTTTGAATGTAGGCTCCAAGTCCTTTAGAAAAATAGGCTAAAACCACTAAAAAAGGTAAAACTTGCAACATAGTTATATCTTTTTTAATAAAGATATCATCCAAAACAGGTTTAACTAAATAGGCACTTGCACTACTTGCAACTGCCACCATAATCGTCCCTATAATAGCATAAAAAAAA
This portion of the Helicobacter canadensis MIT 98-5491 genome encodes:
- a CDS encoding chemotaxis protein; translated protein: MSNLSNVDQITNLHRNNELQLLCFRLEKDKDLYAVNVFKIREVVKYRGEITIVSHGGSSLVEGLITIRELTIPLIDLKKWFYYDSRDKSRNLEPYGIKREDGDDEVIMICEFSKWTVGVRIYEADRILNKKWTEIEQSAGIGNSGLNSKLVSRTRYFDGRLVQVVDIEKMLVDVFPWIEDEKNDEIDKIKQIVTSNEVLLADDSPSVIKTMQNILNKLGVSYKTFSNGQKLLDYIFAKDTDISKIGIIITDLEMPEASGFEVIKQVKNNPLTAHIPVVVNSSMSGSSNEDMARSLKANEFISKSNPIEVEDALRRFMIK
- a CDS encoding ABC transporter ATP-binding protein encodes the protein MKVFLKRFYPYIREYKLYFFYAIIGTIMVAVASSASAYLVKPVLDDIFIKKDITMLQVLPFLVVLAYFSKGLGAYIQTYYMNFVGQDIVRRLKDILLDKMLTFEMEFFNRYRNGELISRITGDIGAVQGAVSNYFIEGIRESLTILGLVGVVIYQSPELAFYGLVVMPLALYPITLIARKMRHASAKMQQKNADLSAKLIEIFNNIELIKASSGETIEKEEFAKHNKDLFKLSMKTVRVSELTSPLMETLGAIAIAVVIFIGGHKVINNEISTGAFFSFVTALFMLYTPFKRVSGLYAKIQVAFAAGDRIFEMLDRKAKIKDGSEVLKNEVKEIAFRDVDLFYGEKQALSKINLTIHKGESIALVGSSGGGKSSLVNLLLRLYEPNNGSVEINGCNIQDFTQASLRSKVAIVTQRIFIFNDSIAKNIAYGGVIDEIKVKEALHRARILDYVESLPNGIHTILEEFGANLSGGQRQRIAIARALYKNPEILILDEATSALDNKTEEEFRDALNEVIKDRIVIIIAHRFSTVSLANRIYFFQHGRIIANGTQKELLEKCEAFKEYYKNL